In the Telopea speciosissima isolate NSW1024214 ecotype Mountain lineage chromosome 2, Tspe_v1, whole genome shotgun sequence genome, one interval contains:
- the LOC122652983 gene encoding auxin-induced protein X15-like: MGTKEFPSESYYHHHCCPWALRPSMQEEDETIPKDVPKGHLVVYVGENYKRFVIKITLLKHPLFKALLDQASDEYGFTSDSKLCIPCEEKIFLDVLRCCTNTRTHDRGIWLFL, from the coding sequence ATGGGCACTAAAGAATTTCCTTCAGAAAGCTATTACCACCACCACTGTTGTCCATGGGCTCTTCGACCTTCCATGCAAGAAGAAGACGAAACCATCCCCAAGGATGTACCAAAAGGTCACTTAGTAGTCTATGTGGGAGAAAATTATAAGAGGTTTGTGATCAAAATCACCTTGTTAAAGCATCCACTCTTCAAGGCATTACTAGATCAAGCCAGTGATGAGTATGGCTTCACTTCAGACTCTAAGCTTTGCATTCCCTGTGAAGAGAAAATTTTTCTTGATGTTCTTCGCTGCTGCACCAACACTCGAACGCATGATCGAGGGATCTGGTTGTTTCTTTGA
- the LOC122652295 gene encoding uncharacterized protein LOC122652295, which produces MSYPRLDLRTTAQVIKQSTVSFLSSFYTFLFLSLLLFSFRTIVETGTLHVTSFIDKDPSLKALLSRLDLAGKNVRSSEGFKSPSVVNRRRRSFLHLSRVGTLDDDFFSGEEDDDRILFGLGRRSPVNGSSVNLNHFFSQQGKLGSSDSEERYGFRLLEVVGSGFLFKAEGFSLSDGADEDGNGKGTGKTVSDKGGEGDNSADFQLFFKGFELGRRDAAALFFLVSFLSAAYGWVILGFLVTQSCSLGIVFYTVITDLLGRYQSFTGTVYAGSRLGIRRVSGFILMRWAVRDALTQLLGLWFFGEIEDQYSFFKLFVRLKLMPFSINFPWIRGFESEISGFLFTWFLLDVSVAFVFAVDCWVAIMDARRSGREVVKEGCYLISTMLNQAIQIKCYEAILCGSFVRWVLTRICGKLFASVFQSVVEVYFMVAWLIFYFAARCEDANSDGRRFGRRDLEDYINGLR; this is translated from the coding sequence ATGTCCTATCCTCGTCTAGACTTACGCACTACAGCTCAGGTCATCAAGCAGTCCACTGTGTCTTTCCTCTCGAGCTTCTACACATTTCTCtttctgtctcttcttcttttctcatttcGTACTATTGTCGAGactggaaccttacatgtcacCTCTTTCATCGATAAGGATCCCTCTCTGAAAGCCCTTCTATCTCGCCTCGATCTTGCAGGAAAGAATGTCAGATCATCCGAAGGTTTTAAATCTCCGTCCGTCGTGAACCGACGACGTCGCTCTTTCCTTCACCTTAGTCGCGTCGGAACCCTAGACGACGATTTCTTCtctggagaagaagatgatgatcgGATTCTCTTCGGGTTGGGTCGTCGTTCCCCTGTCAACGGAAGTTCTGTGAATCTCAACCATTTTTTCAGCCAACAGGGCAAATTAGGGTCTTCGGATTCTGAGGAGAGATACGGGTTTAGGCTTTTGGAGGTTGTTGGTTCAGGATTTCTTTTCAAGGCTGAGGGTTTCTCGTTGTCGGATGGCgctgatgaagatggtaacggTAAAGGAACTGGTAAGACGGTTTCGGACAAGGGAGGGGAAGGGGATAACTCTGCggattttcaattattttttaaggGTTTCGAGCTTGGTCGTCGTGATGCTGCGGCCTTGTTCTTTCTGGTGAGTTTCTTATCGGCAGCATATGGTTGGGTGATTCTTGGGTTTTTGGTTACACAATCTTGCAGCCTTGGTATCGTGTTCTATACTGTCATCACCGACCTTCTGGGCAGGTATCAGTCGTTTACTGGAACGGTTTATGCTGGTTCGCGTCTGGGGATTAGAAGGGTTTCTGGGTTTATACTCATGAGATGGGCTGTTAGAGATGCATTGACCCAACTTCTTGGTCTCTGGTTTTTTGGCGAAATTGAAGATCAGTACTCATTCTTTAAGCTGTTTGTGAGATTGAAACTGATGCCCTTCTCCATCAATTTTCCGTGGATTCGGGGGTTTGAGTCAGAGATCTCAGGGTTTCTGTTTACGTGGTTCTTGTTGGATGTTTCTGTGGCTTTCGTTTTTGCAGTGGATTGTTGGGTTGCAATCATGGACGCAAGGAGGAGTGGCAGGGAAGTAGTGAAGGAAGGATGCTACCTAATATCTACAATGTTAAACCAGGCCATCCAGATAAAATGTTATGAAGCCATCCTTTGTGGGTCATTTGTGAGATGGGTTCTGACTCGGATTTGTGGAAAGTTGTTTGCCTCAGTTTTTCAGTCGGTGGTGGAGGTTTATTTTATGGTAGCATGGTTGATATTCTACTTTGCTGCAAGGTGTGAGGATGCAAATTCAGATGGTAGGAGGTTCGGTCGGAGAGATTTGGAGGATTACATTAATGGTCTCAGATGA